A genomic stretch from Marinobacter fonticola includes:
- a CDS encoding MBL fold metallo-hydrolase RNA specificity domain-containing protein — MIDIKHHGATRGVTGSCHELLVGNSGILVDCGLFQGQEEGHSATASNLAIDFPIEHIRALVVTHVHIDHVGRIPYLLAAGFDGPIICSEPSAIMLPEILEDALKIGFTRDRRLIDRVLGLIRSRLVALPYGRWHRVFEESDGSLSVRLQQAGHILGSAYIECDARAGDQETRIVFSGDLGAPHAPLLPEPSSPERADRLVIESTYGDKDHEDRETRRYRLKSILENALADGGTVLIPAFSIGRTQELLYEIESLIHEFGSEDVSKQGGSQDSERKVSWQDLEIVVDSPLAAEFTGIYRDLKPYWDAEATEVVRQGRHPLSFEQLTVINSHEDHLNAVDYLARSHRPCVVLAGSGMCAGGRVVNYLKAMLAGARNDVLFVGYQAAGTPGRDILKYGPRGGWVELDGERYTIRARIHQIGGYSAHAGRSDLLRFIEGIPDAPEEIRIVHGDTDAKAAFRQTLEAKYKSRILVP, encoded by the coding sequence GTGATTGACATAAAACACCACGGCGCCACCCGCGGCGTGACGGGATCCTGCCACGAATTATTGGTCGGCAATAGCGGTATTCTCGTTGATTGCGGGCTTTTTCAAGGGCAGGAGGAAGGGCATTCAGCCACGGCTTCGAACCTGGCCATTGATTTTCCCATCGAGCATATACGTGCGTTGGTCGTCACTCACGTGCATATCGATCATGTGGGCCGAATTCCTTACCTATTGGCTGCGGGCTTTGACGGCCCGATTATCTGTTCGGAGCCTTCGGCGATCATGCTTCCGGAAATTCTGGAGGATGCGCTGAAGATTGGTTTTACCCGGGATCGCCGTTTGATCGATCGCGTTCTGGGGCTGATTCGGTCTCGTCTGGTGGCGCTTCCCTACGGTCGTTGGCATCGAGTGTTCGAGGAGAGTGACGGTTCGCTTTCTGTTCGCTTGCAGCAGGCAGGGCACATTTTGGGCTCGGCCTATATTGAGTGCGATGCCCGAGCCGGCGACCAGGAAACGCGTATCGTCTTTAGTGGAGATTTAGGTGCGCCGCACGCACCGTTGCTACCGGAACCTTCATCTCCAGAGCGTGCAGATCGCCTGGTTATCGAAAGCACTTATGGGGATAAAGATCACGAAGATCGGGAGACGCGCCGGTACCGCTTGAAATCGATTCTGGAAAACGCCTTGGCGGATGGCGGTACGGTACTTATACCGGCTTTCAGTATCGGGCGTACTCAGGAACTGCTTTATGAGATAGAAAGCCTCATCCATGAATTCGGGAGCGAGGATGTCTCAAAGCAGGGCGGTTCGCAGGACAGCGAGCGTAAGGTATCTTGGCAGGATCTTGAGATCGTCGTGGATTCGCCGCTGGCGGCGGAGTTCACTGGAATCTATCGCGACCTCAAGCCTTACTGGGATGCGGAAGCGACAGAGGTCGTCCGTCAAGGACGTCATCCGCTTTCTTTCGAGCAGCTTACGGTCATCAATAGCCACGAAGACCACTTGAATGCTGTGGATTATCTGGCCCGCTCACACCGTCCTTGCGTCGTCTTGGCGGGGTCGGGGATGTGTGCGGGGGGCCGGGTAGTGAACTATTTGAAAGCGATGTTGGCGGGCGCGCGCAACGACGTGTTGTTTGTCGGTTATCAAGCCGCGGGTACCCCGGGGCGGGATATACTTAAGTACGGTCCCCGTGGCGGTTGGGTTGAATTGGATGGCGAGCGCTACACGATACGCGCCCGTATTCATCAGATCGGCGGCTACTCCGCACACGCGGGGCGAAGTGATTTGCTCAGGTTTATCGAGGGTATTCCCGATGCTCCTGAAGAGATAAGAATTGTACATGGGGACACGGATGCTAAGGCGGCATTTCGGCAAACCCTTGAAGCGAAATATAAGAGCCGGATTCTGGTTCCCTGA